The nucleotide window GGGTATTCCACCACGCTTCCGGTTAAAGGAGAAATTCAGCGAGTTTTTACATAAATCTCAGCTTCTGGAGGTCACGAGTActaataaaaacatgaaaactaTCGGTTTTAGCTACAGTACCTCGAGTTGCCACAGCCAGCAGGtaatgcagccaggcagctagaGCGCTACCCTCAGGGGGCATGCTTGAGCTCTGTGATGCCCCCACAGTATAATGCTGTAGATGCCTGGCTGCATacacatttgacttgcttcgatgtcgcaatacatcatactctCATGAAATcgtgcaacatactctaccatgtctgtggacatcgttattcgctggataaacaaatagtgtgcgtgcGGCAGAGGAATAGTGCCTTAGCGTTGCTTTAACAGTGTTCTCACAGAATGGAGAGCTAATTCCCATCCATGCAGACATATGATAATAACAACAACCGCTCACCGCTCTTGTCAGGCATGTCCCCCCACCAGTTGTTGACCAGCAGACCCTGTCCAGGCCCGGAGGAGGTTCCCAGGACCACCTGGGAGACGAAGTCGGCCCCCTTGGGGACTTCCATGGGGTGGAAGTCGGACTTCAGGGCCTTCTTCACGCAGGTCTTGTCTTTGTGGTTGATCTCGTACAGGACTTCCTGTAGAGTATGACATGTGACGAGGAAAGGGAACAAAGGCAGGCTGCATGTCAGGTGATTTGTGGGTCACAGACGAAGGTTCACACAAATAAGACAGTGTAACAGTGGGAGCAGCTTCTCTTTTAGAGTAGTTTTAATTCCCTTTGGACAAaaccaaactgtgtgtgtgtgtgtgtgtgagagagagagagggagagagatggacaaagagagagagagagagagagagagagagagagaggagagagagagagagagagagagagagagagagagagagagagagagagtgtgtgtgtcctctcataGGCACGTCATAAGTGGGTGCTGCAATTGGACCAATTGGCTACTGGAGATGCTGTACCTCATTGTAGAGCATGAGTGCATTGTAGGTGAAGCTCTTGTTGTCGTAAGTCCCCATCTCTCCAAAGTGGATGCGCTGGTTAATGCCATCGTAAGCATACATCCCAAAAGCCCACAGTTTCTCATTTTGGGTTCCCTGAAAGTGGAGGTGTGCATAAAGGCAAATCACTTCTCCATTTACAATGATGTTGACATAGattctacacacagacattgatTTGTGTTAATAGATGGTATTGTGGGAAGATTGTGAAACTTACCACAGTCATGCCTCCAGTATAAACAGGTGGAGACCCTTAAACATAACAAGAGCAAATTTAAGTTGGAtttaagacatactgtagacagatggtgggaaacacacacacacacacacacacacacacacacacacatacaaagtttttctcttcctctctttatacccccccccatttcctctgtttctctctctctctcacacacagactctcacacaaacagatacacacacacacacacacacacacacacacacacacacacgcatatgcacacacatggacgcgcgcacacacacacacacacacacacacacatatgcacacacatggacgcgcacacacacacacacacacacacacacacacatggacacgcacacacacacacacacacacacacacacacacacacacacacacacacacacacacacacaactctctctcgttcactaCCCTCCATTTTCACACTTACTGCAACGCCGCGGTTTTTGCGCGAAACAGAGGGCTGGAGCCAGGCACATGGCCAGGGTAATCCAATACGTCGCCTGCATGTTTCTAACTCTTCAACTTCACCCTGAACACTTGAACACGACTAAACAGTTCTCCTCTTAGCCTCTCAGCCTTCTgcagtctgcctctctctctctctctctctctgctctctccggCTCGTCTTGTGAAGCTGCACTGTAAACAATGACACAGGGAAACCAACAGCCAATCTCTGTACTCTCCACTCCCCCTTACTTCCTTATTTATGCAAACAAAGTCCATTCCAAACGGACTCCACTTTCCGGgttttctctgtcacacatttTCCATGATGAGCCAGAGCCTTTCACCTAGATGTGCTTTTATTGTACAGGAGAGCTGATGACAGATAAGACCATTGGCCACAAGTTAACCATTTTCTTTTTGATGTCAGGAGTTTATTGTCTCTATAATAAGTTAATAATATGTTTTAGGAATAAACAGCTAAGGGATATGACACTCTGTAAAGTGTTGTAAAGTGGTTCATTTATAAGATCATTCACTCTGAGGTCATACTCCTGGTGATTGGAGCGGTTTGGCTCACATTTTGTGCATACAAAAATGCGCTATAAAAGTGACTATAGACTTGACTTGTAGGCCTGTAACAATATAGTTGGGACAAGGATGTTAGCAATAAACCAAACAACCTCATCCTTGATTGGACAACATCATTGACTTTGAGgccataaaaacattttttttttacttttgtccAGTTGTAAAGTGGTGATGTCATAATTCTTACCAATAATTCTTTCTCTGGGTCCTAGAGCCGCTCACTTTTTcccaaagacagtaaaagacacaaGGTCTTGTATTCAGAGTACTGTAGGTGATAATAAGATTGTCATTCTACTGCTTACTTCCTCCCTCAACCTAataaaattatattttttttatgtggaGGCCTGAGAGTTACCCTTGATTATAGCATTCAGCTTTTTAAAATTCTCATTAAAACAAAGGAAATGGTGACGAGGTTTACAGGCTGCGAACACCCTCTGGCTGTTCTTGTAATCAATTTTGAAAGAATAAGCTGTTTGGTCCATGACGTCAGACCTACCAACCGAATGGCATTGATATTGAGAAAGCTTGACTCTGAAAAAATACATGTTAGTAGATAAGATAATAACCATGGACTTCTTAGTGATTGTGTTGTTCCTCTCTTTGTATATGTGTTCTTATGTCTTTGCTTAGGTAAAAATGTGGTATATACTGTACCAAAGTGAGATACGCCGGCGTTGCCATACATTGTCCCTGTTTTGGAGCACAGTACAAACATCATACAAGAGCATTTAGAGCGTTTTAGTGTCAAAGTGACCTACTGACAAATATAGGACATTAAACCACATTTGACATATTTAACATATTTCCTTATTACAATATTATAACATATTGGACATAATGCTGTTTTCCTCTGTGTGGGAAGCACTTCACTGTTGTGTCAGAACATGTATAGATTTTTGTGCATAGATTCTGCAGCATTACTGTAGGCtaagaaaagttgtgaaattgagTAAAATCAAATTATCTGCATTCTGTTTTAATTTGTCTTTGCAACATTCAAAACATGAATGGAAATAGCTTTTAGGACACAGAACACATGACAGGATTCAGCAACACAGAGTGGCAACATGGCTACATACATAAAGTCACTGGCTTTCTCTGGTTAAGCAATAACCTTAAGTACTTGTAAGTGTTCACCAGAAGACGCCAGgatatttatttttgtgtgtgtgtgtgtgtgcgtgtgtgtgtatgtgtgtgcgcacgcacacgtgtgcgtgtgtatgtgcgtgtgtgcgtgcgtgcgtgcatgtgtgtgtgtgtgtgtatgtgagagagtgggtgagtgagtgagtgagtgagtgattgagtgtgtgtgcgcgtgcaggtgtgattgtgggtgtgggtatactgtaggtatgcatgtgtttgtgtttgtactgGTGGCTGGTTGAAAGCCCGGAGTGGATATGGATTGGACTGAGTCACATGAGTTAGTTATGTCTCACTGTCATGTGATTCAAGGAGCTCGCCTCACCTGACTAGATGGGGAAGCACCTTTACCTGAGCACAAGGTCTAATGATAGTAATGGTCAGGTGCTCTTTAATACAGCCCTTTTTATCTACTTGTTATATAGCttttgtataaaaaaaaaatgggtcaAGTGAAATGCATTGTCATGTGGCTTTGAAGAGTCACAAGACTTTCTGACTGGTACTGTAAGTCGGTGTCAAAATACTTCGTGTCGTGGATTTAGTCGTTTGCAGTTTAGTTCAGTTTGTTTTAATTGAGTTAAGCTTAGTATATGGCAATGACAATGATGCCATTTCAAAGGCAATAAGAAACCGTTGAGAAAAACTCAGGTGTGTGTCTTGCTAGTCATACTCAGAAAATTGTTTGATTTAAGCAGACTTCAGCTGTAGCATTTCAGCTTGGTATTGTGTTGTGAGTCAGGGGAGGACCACTCATCTTGATTTGTTGTGCATTGCCTTTATCTATAACCACACCATAATAAACAATGATAACAAGATATACTCATTCAAACATTATTTATGAAAATGTTTACCTTATTATCCTATATTGCCTATATGATAAGGGTTTAAAGCATTATTTATGGAAATGTTTACCTCATTATCCTATAGTGCCTATATGACAAGGGTTTAAAGCATTATTTATGAAAATGTTTACCTTATTATCCTATAGTGCCTATATGATAAGAGTTTAAAGCCAGAGGAATTCCTATACAAATTCCTGCATATAAAGATCCACACCATTCTTTGAGGTTAATAGTATAATCTGTGCAATCGAAGAACAGCTATTATTATGAACCCAGCTATTCTTATGAACCATTAAATAATAGCCCTTCATGTAAAAATAGATAAtagcaagcaaacaaaaaaaacaaacagactatTGCAAATAAAAGTTCAcatcaagagaaaaaaaaatgtgtcctTGTTAAGCCAGACCACCAATTAGAATGATTAATAAGTGGCCCATCAATGTGGAATAGTGATCACAAAGTCTGACTAAAGATGCTTCTACACCGTTGAATTCCATGTTGGCCTTCTCTCCTGCAAATCAAACAAtaagtcaatcaatcaatcaatcaattgatcactccatcaatcaatcaatcaatcaatcaatcaatcaatcaatcagcgaGTCAAGTAAACAATCAAGCAAgaaataagtaaaaaaaatatcaatcaATCGACTAATTAACCAACCGTTCAACCAATCACTTACAGTACTTCATCAATCAGTCATCCATCGCTTCCTGAACGCTGAATCCCACAAgagctgctcttcctcctcatagGTAGTGCAGATGAAGTTGAGTTTGGTGCTGGTGGGCAGACTGACCCACTGATGCCCCTCTCGTGCCAGCATTGCTCCTGCGCTCTCGCCTCCACCACTCTCGTTCTCGCTTCCGCACTCCTCTGACCAGTTCTCCCAGCTGACCTTCTCTCCTCTGACCCAGAACCAGAGGTCTTCTGGACAATAGTAGCACAGGCCCAGCCACACATGCTCAGTGGAGGCCCGTTTAGCCACCTCCATCACCCAGCGCTGGATCACGGGTGAGGTGACGGAGACCAGGTCCATGTTGTGCTCTCTGCAGTAATGCCACGCAGTGGTCCAGTTCATCATCTCAGAAACCAGATGAAGCTGGTCTGGGAGCAGTAGTGAATACAACAGAATAAACCTTTTGGTcacacatttgtatttgtatttagaGGGAACAACAATCTAACTTCTTTGAAATAAGCTATATGCTATAATAATGCTGAGTGTTAAGTACTAATTCCTGTCAGTTCGATAAAGTTCAAAAACAGAAGACAGAGGATGTGCCCAATAAGAGTGAATGTTAGCCCTCTATGGGACTTATTAAGAAtatcaatgaaaaaaaaatcaaacaccttTGATTTTAAGTCTATTTAGGCCTAAAATAAATTTCCCGAGCTTTGACCTTTATTTGGGGATACCGTCATTTATAGATGTCCCATTTAGGTATATAGTTTTTCATGATATGTAAAAACCAATTCACGATAAATGGATTAATTATTCATGGACATATTTAATTGGAAATCACTTGATTCATTTAATTTCAGGATCTTAAAATGAATCATTTCAGGATCTTTCACGTTTCTTCACTGTGTGTTAGATGGGTCCCTTGTTGCTTTTCATATCGCTGGTGAAACTCAAccagacatttattttgtggTGAAGCCCAGCCAGGTGAACATCACACTTACTGCACTTCACTCATGTTTGGTCAGGGCAGTTGTCATTTTTGCATCAGCCTTGTTTTTCAGTGCACTAAGGCCAGCGGGCAGTGCTATCCTTCCTGATCTATACATATGGGAGTGActccctcttccttttttttttttattactttacAACACCATAGACAAGACAATGTAAACAACAGGaataaggaaaacaaacaaaacaacaacagacaaaacaaataaacaagcaaaataaaaaataaaaaataaaaagtacacaaacaaaaacaagcatacATATTTCATATATATAACCCAGCCATTTCATATTTAAGCTGTAATTTAATTTCATGACAGCCAGAACAGAAAAATATAGAAATGTGGCAATAAAATAGAATCATATCCATAATGGTCAAGATCAAAACAATAAGATATGATATTATCTTCCTTTTTTTGCTGCCAATGAAAGGCTCCATTCCATTCTCCATACAGTTCAGAGGAATACATTTACATCATTCTGCATAGAGTAAAGGTttgtctacagtaggctacaatatgtATAAGAGACACACAGGAGAACACCTGCCTAAGTAATAGGCTGGCAACTGCTAACTCATCATTACACTTCGCATCACCTCATGCCAACTTGGTTTATCCATGTCACAACAACACAGTTGTCTGGTCATCAGGGCTATCTCTTCTCCAGTATCTGAACGATAAGGAGTGGCTATAGCAGCAGTAGTATTGAAATAGTTCAGCACTGGAGATAGCAAACTTACCCAAGCGGCAGAAGAAAGGATGCTGTTCatcacattcactctctttccatttccccttgttttcttcagttagccATGCTACAGCACAGTTGTCCCTCCTCTGGTTATTAAGGGCGTCTGATCTCCAGTGTCTGAAGGATGAGGTCCTTGGGTCAGACCAGGTCCAGTCATCTCTGAACAGGCCGATCCAAACACTCCACcaaattcttttctttttaatctgcTTGTTCTCTTCCTCGTGTCTCACACTCACCagatctgtgtgtttttctctacaGTACACCTGAGCTTCTCTCCAGGACTTTCTCTCCTTAATGAGGACATATCGTTTGCTACCACTGTGGGTCTCTGGAAGACAACAAGTTTGTTATGTTCAACAAAAATCATCCTAGTTAGCCATAGCAACAACAGCCATGCAATTAGCGTTAATATGGAATGGTGTATTGTTAAAACTACAGATGTTCTCAGAGTTTCTAAGAATAAATACTGAAGGAAACCAGCAATAAATGTTCTCACCATCATAGCACACAAATCGACGTCTTGTTTTACAGCTTTCATCATTCCATGAACCTGAAGACCACTGCTCTACACATTCCTCCCGAGCCCCACCGTTAGGCTCACGACGGCCCCATTTAGTGAAGTCAGCCTCTCCAGGACCATAGAAACCTTCATCTGCCAGGGACCACTTCCAGCTGGGGACAGCAGTCTGGTGCAGCCCAATCCAGGCTGTCCCCTCATAACCGTTAGCAGTGTCCACCATCATCTGCATGTCCTCCATGTTTTCAGTGGTGGCCAGGTCAGTATAGTGTTCCCTGCAGTAGCACTGTGCCTCAGTCCAGGTCTTACTCATGTTCACAAAGTGGAAGTGATGAGGGATACACTCCATGACAAAACCTTtaaaaggaagaagaagaagaactagaaatcaTGTGTGAAGGGGTTTAAATGAATGAAGCagcacacaatctcacacagacacgtcACCTACTTGAAGCCCCTTCTCTTCTGACAGAACCTTCTTTTATATCACACCTACACAActtcacttacacatacacacatcacatacttGAAAACCCTTCTTGCCTTTGAACATTCCTTTTTAACACTCCTAACAAACCTAACAGACCTTaacattaaagtgtaactgtaatttcaccccataactccacccacttcacatttctgaaaaaggctttcaaaatgggcaggacgttctgaaatttggaaggtagtgcagcactgctgcagccaattaaccatttcgtgtcaatctgtgaataaccccgcattcacactgtctccgtccgtcaacggatcacggaggttggatctgccgtatgtgtatttgcatacacgtgatctgattggctgacggatccgtcgctgcctgaaaagttgaacatttctcaactttcttgacggaggcaacggagctgaagcgacggacggacccacaatgcatttcgagtccgccccatgcaaagtgaatgagatccgttgacggacggagacagtgtgaatgcggggtaagTGCTGGCTTATCacggctaatcagggcagcaggtgttggggcgtttcattccttatttgtaacgacccggtgacgtacaGTAGTCTCGGTAaaaaagtgcaggactacgtcagcattccaatagcattttggaccaaaatgccatggcatgtgtcaacctgtagtatgcgcggagagctatatctccaatacaaaatcatacgaaatgttacttttgtcgggaaacacgatttttgtcaatattaaccctggtaatagtgtaaaggtcaccacttatgagtaatttcaatcaatatacagctcaaaaaacatattttagggtgcagttgcACTTTAAGGTTTATCTAATAACATTCCACTGACCTGAGAACAGCAGTAAGGTCAGTCTCCACTCCATGACCTCCAGCCAACCTGCTCCTACAATGCAGATAGTATCATGAATAACTCTTGACACATGGATGCACTTTCAGACATCTCTATCAAGACCTTTAATAGCACAAGTCTCATGACAGTGAACATATTGAGAGAAAACGAATAGGAAGCAGGATGGACACAAATAGAGAAGAGaaggctgtgtgcatgtgtgtgttgagacgcCTGTTGAGACGCCGGCTCTCACTCGTCACGTAAACcggcttttttgtttttatttgtaacaGTCTTTGATAATATTGCATATATTTCGCGCCCTGTCATACGGACTATACCCACGCAAGTTTTTAAATTGCTGCCAACCCATGGACGTTTTTTATGTGGGCCTAGAACGACCAACATAGCCAAGGCTACTCACTCAACATCATGCCTTCTTCAATAGTTGACAAAGCAAAGTCAATAAAATCGAAAATTGCTCACCTCAAGGCAGAAATTCGCAAACTCCATGATGAACTTCGGAAAAAAGAAGCCCTTCTATCCGACGCCCTGGATGTGGCTGTAGGGCAATCCAAGCAGCTGATCTCCTTCACGACTTCCATACACGAGGATACTATGGGATTCCAAATGTCCTGCTCAACACCTGGCTCACCTTGGATCAGAGTTGCCCAAGGGAGCAGGAGGTCTCCGGCGATAACATCCATGCCGAGATCCCCTCCCGGCTTGTGTCTCTCAAACCGCTTCGGAGCGCTAGGTGAGGATGACTCACCGCCTCCACTATCGATCACAGAGGACGATTCTTTGTATCCAGACACCCCCCAGCAACAAGCTTTCCGTCCAGTCCATCCAACAGCGGCTGAGGATCACCAGCAACCTCGTGTGACACCATCGGAACCGCCGACTGCTGGCCAGACCACTCCAGCCCGCCCGACTTCATCAACCCAGCCGGGCACATCAAGTGGCGCTGCAACGCTGGATGCCCCACTGCCCCTCCTGGAGCGAGCGGCTTCCAAGTCCGCTACACGGCCAGTAAAACCACCATCCAGATCCCGGCCCTCGCTGCAACTCACGGTTGAACAAGCTGACACCTGTCCAGGTGCCAGTGTTAACCACTGGGTCTGCAGTTGCTGAGGACCGATCATCATCTCGCCGGTCACTTCTGAGGGAGGCTGTCAGGCGATCGCGAGCTCTCTCTGCCACAGATGCCGCTGAACTCTTCACCAGCCAGTCAGCCAGTGATCCCAGCCGGGGTCCCTCTCAATCGGGATCAACTGATGTCCGGTGTGTGGGCCTCGCTGAGGATCATCCTCCCAGCCAACACCA belongs to Sardina pilchardus chromosome 16, fSarPil1.1, whole genome shotgun sequence and includes:
- the LOC134059712 gene encoding ependymin-1-like, giving the protein MQATYWITLAMCLAPALCFAQKPRRCRSPPVYTGGMTVGTQNEKLWAFGMYAYDGINQRIHFGEMGTYDNKSFTYNALMLYNEEVLYEINHKDKTCVKKALKSDFHPMEVPKGADFVSQVVLGTSSGPGQGLLVNNWWGDMPDKSGNYMFSVTEFGCLPVSALVKTKNFGWMTVSYYNNILGADPNVFIPPPFCKDAKLEVGEKVDFFSIFQ